A single window of Terriglobia bacterium DNA harbors:
- the murC gene encoding UDP-N-acetylmuramate--L-alanine ligase, which yields MFRKARRLHFVGVGGAGMSGIAEVLVNMGYPVSGSDLVTSPATRRLAKLGATVHRGHRASYVQDADVLVISSAVRPDNPEVVEARRRRIPVIPRAEMLAELMRMKYGVAVAGSHGKTTTTAMIADVLGNGGLDPTVVIGGRIAALRSGAKLGKGEMMVAEADESDGSFLKMKPTIAVVTNVDREHLDHYADLLAIQDAFLQFVSRVPFYGAVVAYLDDPNVRSILPRVDRRLITYGLSSDAEVSAADVTVAGFGSTFTASRRGVRLGEVRLRVPGRHSVYNALAAIAVGLELDVPFASAARALARFRGVDRRFELLGTAFGAMVVDDYGHHPTEIAATLAAAREGFGVRTIVVFQPHRFTRTRALLEEFGRAFFLADRVIVTEIYPAGETPIPGVNGASVADALVRHGHPSVTFEPDLRKIPALLKGVVREGDLVLTLGAGNVRRTGEELIKLESGPRRRRRTR from the coding sequence ATGTTCCGTAAGGCGAGGCGTCTCCATTTCGTCGGCGTCGGCGGGGCCGGTATGAGCGGCATCGCCGAGGTCCTGGTGAACATGGGGTACCCCGTGTCCGGCTCGGACCTCGTGACGAGTCCAGCGACGCGGCGCCTCGCGAAGCTCGGAGCCACGGTGCACCGCGGCCACCGCGCGTCGTACGTCCAGGACGCGGACGTGCTCGTGATCTCGTCCGCGGTCCGTCCGGACAACCCGGAGGTGGTCGAGGCACGCCGGCGCAGGATCCCGGTGATCCCGCGTGCGGAGATGCTCGCGGAGCTCATGCGGATGAAGTACGGGGTCGCGGTGGCGGGCTCCCATGGGAAGACCACCACGACCGCGATGATCGCCGACGTCCTGGGGAACGGCGGCCTGGATCCCACCGTGGTGATCGGCGGCCGCATCGCCGCGCTCAGGTCCGGGGCCAAGCTCGGCAAAGGCGAGATGATGGTCGCCGAGGCGGACGAGTCGGACGGCTCGTTCCTCAAGATGAAGCCCACCATCGCCGTCGTGACCAACGTCGACCGGGAGCACCTCGACCACTACGCCGACCTGTTGGCGATCCAGGACGCGTTCCTGCAGTTCGTCTCCCGCGTCCCTTTCTACGGCGCCGTGGTGGCCTACCTCGACGATCCGAACGTGCGCTCCATCCTCCCCCGCGTCGACCGCCGGCTGATCACCTACGGGCTCTCCAGCGATGCGGAAGTCTCCGCCGCGGACGTGACCGTCGCCGGCTTCGGCTCGACGTTCACCGCCTCGCGACGCGGAGTGCGTCTGGGCGAGGTGAGGCTTCGGGTCCCCGGGCGCCACTCGGTCTACAACGCGCTGGCCGCGATCGCGGTCGGGCTCGAGCTCGACGTCCCCTTCGCGTCGGCGGCGCGGGCGCTCGCGCGATTCAGGGGTGTCGACCGCCGCTTCGAGCTCCTGGGAACGGCGTTCGGCGCCATGGTCGTGGACGACTACGGGCACCATCCCACCGAGATCGCCGCGACGCTCGCCGCGGCGCGTGAGGGGTTCGGGGTACGTACGATCGTGGTCTTCCAGCCGCACCGATTCACGCGGACACGAGCCCTGCTCGAGGAGTTCGGCCGCGCGTTCTTCCTCGCGGACCGCGTGATCGTGACGGAGATCTACCCGGCCGGCGAAACGCCGATCCCCGGTGTCAACGGCGCGTCGGTGGCGGACGCGCTCGTTCGCCACGGACACCCGTCGGTGACCTTCGAGCCGGACCTTAGGAAGATCCCGGCGCTCCTCAAGGGCGTCGTGCGCGAGGGGGACCTCGTGCTCACGCTGGGTGCAGGCAACGTCCGGAGGACCGGGGAGGAGCTGATCAAGCTCGAGTCGGGGCCAAGGCGGCGACGGAGGACGCGATGA
- the murG gene encoding undecaprenyldiphospho-muramoylpentapeptide beta-N-acetylglucosaminyltransferase yields the protein MRVKEGGRRIVVAGGGTGGHLFPALAVADELRRRHPDAIIAFIGGKRGLETRLVPAAGFRLRTMPLAGLKGASLPGRVAAAAAAAVGTIRCLAWMVAWRPDLVIGVGGYASGPAVLAARLLRVRAMVMEQNHFPGAVNRWLAPRVDAVCVPSDAARSRLGGRGIVTGNPVRREFTSIGPPPSGEALSLLVFGGSRGARSINRAAVGAIPSLGRISPPPRIVHQTGDEDEASVAAAYRDYPGSHEVRAFLDDMAARLAGADLAVCRAGATTLAELAAAGRPAVLVPYPFAADDHQRLNAEAVEDAGAAVVVLDRDLDGSRLAATVAALAADPARRRAMGEAARKLARPDAAERIADVADALLEGGAPGAGGPSAGEEAPDVP from the coding sequence ATGCGGGTGAAGGAGGGCGGGAGGAGGATCGTCGTCGCGGGCGGAGGGACCGGCGGGCACCTGTTCCCCGCGCTCGCGGTGGCGGACGAGCTGAGGCGGCGGCACCCGGACGCGATCATCGCGTTCATCGGAGGGAAGCGGGGCCTCGAGACGAGGCTCGTGCCCGCCGCCGGGTTCCGGCTACGGACGATGCCGCTCGCGGGGCTCAAGGGCGCGAGCCTCCCGGGGCGCGTGGCGGCCGCGGCGGCCGCGGCGGTGGGAACGATCCGGTGCTTGGCGTGGATGGTCGCCTGGAGGCCGGACCTGGTGATCGGAGTGGGAGGGTACGCGTCGGGGCCCGCGGTTCTGGCCGCGCGGCTCCTCCGCGTGAGAGCGATGGTGATGGAGCAGAACCACTTCCCGGGGGCGGTCAACCGCTGGCTCGCGCCGCGGGTGGACGCCGTCTGCGTCCCCTCCGACGCCGCGCGCTCGAGGCTCGGCGGCCGCGGGATCGTCACCGGAAATCCGGTCCGCCGCGAATTCACATCGATCGGACCGCCCCCGTCGGGCGAAGCGCTCTCGCTCCTCGTCTTCGGCGGGAGCCGGGGCGCGCGATCCATCAACCGCGCGGCCGTCGGGGCGATCCCCTCGCTCGGACGGATCTCCCCGCCGCCGCGGATCGTCCACCAGACCGGCGACGAGGACGAGGCCTCGGTCGCGGCGGCCTACCGGGACTACCCCGGTTCCCACGAGGTGAGGGCGTTCCTCGACGACATGGCCGCGCGTCTCGCCGGGGCGGACCTCGCCGTCTGCCGCGCCGGGGCGACGACCCTCGCGGAGTTGGCCGCCGCCGGCCGCCCGGCGGTCCTCGTCCCCTACCCGTTCGCAGCCGACGATCACCAGCGGCTCAACGCCGAGGCCGTGGAGGATGCCGGCGCCGCGGTGGTCGTGCTGGACCGGGATCTCGACGGGAGCCGCCTCGCCGCCACCGTCGCGGCCCTCGCGGCGGATCCGGCCCGGCGGCGGGCGATGGGCGAGGCGGCGAGAAAGCTCGCGCGGCCGGACGCGGCGGAGCGGATCGCCGACGTCGCCGACGCGCTGCTCGAAGGGGGCGCACCCGGGGCCGGGGGACCTTCCGCCGGGGAGGAGGCGCCCGATGTTCCGTAA
- the ftsW gene encoding putative lipid II flippase FtsW, with amino-acid sequence MPKRTAPDRWFLLTTGLLVFWGLLMVGSASHYLAMSLGQSPYHYLLRHSIYVVLGVLALFGTMRLSYRKLDDRRIVLGLVAMTLAALIAVLAMPAAGGARRWFPLGIASVQPSEIAKLVIIVFMAYLLSRKEGQVNDLPKVLGPCVAITGAMAALIAVEPDLGSALMVAALMGVMLFVAGLRWSYIGAVAGAGTVGMAVAVVAEPYRVERIKTFLHPEANLQGSGFQLWQSLIALGNGGTLGAGLGQGQQKAFYLPAAHTDFIFSVVGEELGLVGTSLLLVGFSVLFWRGMRAAVRAPDRFGFYLALGATSLLTIQALIHMAVCLGLFPTKGLPCPFISYGGSSLVASMAAAGLVLNVSQHSS; translated from the coding sequence ATGCCTAAGCGCACGGCGCCGGACCGATGGTTCCTCCTCACCACGGGTCTCTTGGTGTTCTGGGGGCTTCTCATGGTGGGGAGCGCCTCCCACTACCTGGCGATGAGCCTCGGCCAGAGCCCGTACCATTACCTGCTGCGGCACTCGATCTACGTGGTGCTGGGGGTGCTCGCCCTGTTCGGGACGATGCGCCTGTCGTACCGCAAGCTCGACGACCGGCGGATCGTGCTCGGCCTGGTCGCGATGACCCTGGCCGCGCTGATCGCGGTTCTCGCCATGCCGGCCGCCGGAGGGGCCCGCCGCTGGTTCCCCCTGGGGATCGCCAGCGTGCAGCCGTCCGAGATCGCCAAGCTGGTCATCATCGTGTTCATGGCCTACCTGCTCTCCCGCAAGGAAGGACAGGTCAACGACCTCCCCAAGGTCCTCGGGCCGTGCGTGGCGATCACCGGGGCGATGGCGGCGCTGATCGCCGTCGAGCCCGACTTGGGCTCCGCGCTGATGGTCGCCGCCCTCATGGGCGTGATGCTGTTCGTCGCCGGCCTGCGCTGGTCCTACATCGGCGCTGTCGCCGGGGCCGGGACCGTGGGGATGGCGGTCGCGGTCGTGGCGGAGCCGTACCGGGTCGAGCGCATCAAGACGTTTCTCCACCCCGAGGCGAACCTCCAGGGCTCCGGCTTCCAGCTCTGGCAGTCGCTCATCGCGCTGGGCAACGGCGGGACCCTCGGCGCCGGCCTCGGCCAAGGCCAGCAGAAGGCGTTCTATCTGCCGGCGGCGCACACGGATTTCATCTTCAGCGTGGTCGGCGAGGAGCTGGGCCTCGTCGGGACGTCGCTCCTGCTGGTCGGATTCTCTGTGCTTTTCTGGCGCGGAATGCGGGCGGCGGTACGGGCGCCGGACCGATTCGGGTTCTACCTGGCCCTGGGGGCGACGAGCCTCCTGACGATCCAGGCGCTGATCCACATGGCGGTTTGCCTCGGACTGTTCCCGACGAAAGGGCTGCCGTGCCCGTTCATCAGCTACGGGGGATCGTCCCTCGTCGCGAGCATGGCCGCGGCCGGACTCGTGCTGAACGTCTCCCAGCACTCGAGCTGA
- the murD gene encoding UDP-N-acetylmuramoyl-L-alanine--D-glutamate ligase has translation MSTAVAAPNLSRTEPRLAGLRALVVGLGRSGLAATRILASRGAKVTAADRRTEAELGQAAAGAIALGAAVVAGGHPPALARDADLIVVSPGVPTGDPLLAAAREAGVPVWGEVELAYRFCRGRIVAVTGSNGKSTTTSMIGAILRQSGIPGGTGGNLGTPFADLLSLDSPQAVHALELSSFQLETIDAFRPDVAVVLNLSPDHLDRYPSYDAYVAAKARLLEAQNAAGCAVLNGDDPETVRLLPSVRGRLLRFTTREDLADGAFLRHGTLVLRLEGREQEILPASALRVPGEHNTANALAAALACGLEGCRPEAIARALRAFVALPHRLQHVGTLDGVQFYDDSKATNLDAAGRALLAFPAGTVLLILGGKDKGGDWPALAPAVRERARCVLLVGQAARAIRAGLAGTVPLVDCRTVMTAVRAAYERARPGDVVLLAPGCASFDQYRNFEERGDDFRRSVEGLLPGGGRYA, from the coding sequence GTGAGCACCGCCGTGGCCGCGCCGAACCTCTCGCGGACGGAGCCGAGGCTCGCGGGGCTCCGCGCCCTCGTGGTCGGTCTCGGCCGGAGCGGTCTCGCCGCGACGCGGATCCTCGCGTCGAGGGGCGCGAAGGTGACCGCCGCCGACCGGCGGACGGAGGCGGAGCTCGGACAGGCCGCCGCGGGAGCGATCGCCCTCGGAGCGGCCGTCGTCGCCGGAGGGCACCCCCCCGCTCTCGCTCGCGACGCGGACCTGATCGTGGTCAGCCCCGGCGTCCCCACGGGCGATCCTCTCCTCGCCGCGGCCCGCGAGGCGGGTGTCCCGGTCTGGGGAGAGGTGGAGCTCGCCTACCGGTTCTGCCGCGGGCGGATCGTGGCCGTCACCGGCTCCAACGGGAAGAGCACGACGACCTCGATGATCGGAGCCATCCTCCGGCAGTCCGGGATTCCCGGCGGGACTGGCGGGAATCTGGGAACGCCGTTCGCGGATCTGCTCTCCCTCGACTCCCCGCAAGCGGTCCATGCCCTCGAGCTGTCGTCGTTCCAGCTCGAGACGATCGACGCCTTCCGCCCCGATGTCGCGGTGGTGCTCAATCTCAGCCCGGACCACCTCGACCGCTACCCGAGCTACGACGCCTACGTGGCAGCGAAGGCCCGCCTTCTCGAGGCTCAGAACGCCGCGGGATGCGCCGTCCTGAACGGGGACGACCCGGAGACGGTCCGGCTCCTGCCGTCGGTGCGAGGTCGGCTCCTCCGTTTCACGACGCGGGAGGATCTCGCGGACGGCGCGTTCCTGCGGCACGGGACGCTGGTCCTCCGGCTGGAGGGGCGGGAGCAGGAGATCCTCCCGGCGTCCGCGCTGCGCGTGCCAGGCGAGCACAACACGGCCAATGCCCTCGCCGCGGCGCTCGCGTGCGGTCTCGAAGGATGCCGGCCGGAGGCGATCGCCCGGGCGCTCCGCGCGTTCGTCGCGCTCCCGCACCGCCTCCAGCACGTCGGCACCCTGGACGGCGTGCAGTTCTACGACGACTCCAAGGCGACCAACCTCGACGCGGCGGGACGGGCGCTCCTGGCGTTCCCGGCGGGGACCGTGCTGTTGATCCTGGGCGGCAAGGACAAGGGCGGCGACTGGCCCGCCTTGGCGCCCGCCGTCCGCGAGCGCGCCCGCTGCGTTCTCCTGGTCGGGCAGGCGGCGCGGGCGATCCGCGCGGGCCTCGCGGGCACGGTCCCTCTGGTGGACTGCCGCACCGTCATGACGGCGGTGCGCGCCGCCTACGAGCGTGCGCGGCCGGGGGACGTGGTCCTCCTGGCGCCGGGGTGCGCCTCGTTCGACCAGTACCGGAACTTCGAGGAGCGCGGGGACGATTTCCGCCGTTCCGTGGAAGGGCTTCTCCCCGGAGGAGGCCGGTATGCCTAA
- the mraY gene encoding phospho-N-acetylmuramoyl-pentapeptide-transferase: MLFHLLYPLHGHFGAFNVFRYITFRSAMAVLTALLLSFVLGPGLIRRLRQFQIGQEIRDEGPTSHRTKRGTPTMGGLLIITAVVLPTLLWADLRNGFVWIAVTSMLLFGSIGFADDYLKVARKRNLGLTARRKFSLQVLVGLLLGALLLWLAWRGTFTTRLSFPFFKLILPDLSWGYVLFAVLVLAGSANAVNLTDGLDGLAIGSVLVVSSAFTVLAYAAGNAIVADYLGIPNVKGTGELTVFCGSLVGASLGFLWFNCHPAEVFMGDVGSMALGGAIGTTALLIKQEFLLVLAGGLFVVEALSVILQVASFKLRGVRIFRMSPLHHHFELAGWSESKVVIRFWIIAIMFALLALATLKLR, from the coding sequence ATGCTCTTCCACCTCCTCTATCCGCTCCACGGCCACTTCGGAGCGTTCAACGTCTTCCGCTACATCACCTTCAGGAGCGCCATGGCGGTGCTCACCGCGCTCCTTCTCTCGTTCGTGCTCGGGCCGGGACTGATCCGCCGGCTGCGCCAGTTCCAGATCGGGCAGGAGATCCGCGACGAGGGACCGACCTCTCACCGGACGAAGCGCGGGACCCCGACGATGGGCGGGCTCCTGATCATCACCGCCGTGGTGCTCCCCACGCTCCTCTGGGCGGACCTCCGGAACGGATTCGTCTGGATCGCGGTGACCTCGATGCTTCTCTTCGGCAGCATCGGCTTCGCCGACGACTACCTGAAGGTCGCGCGAAAGCGGAACCTGGGGCTGACCGCCCGCCGGAAGTTCTCGCTGCAGGTCCTGGTCGGACTCCTCCTCGGCGCGCTGCTCCTCTGGCTCGCGTGGCGGGGGACCTTCACGACCCGCCTCTCGTTCCCGTTCTTCAAGCTGATCCTGCCGGATCTGTCGTGGGGCTACGTGTTGTTCGCCGTCTTGGTGCTCGCAGGCTCCGCCAACGCGGTGAATCTCACCGACGGGCTCGACGGGCTCGCGATCGGGTCGGTGCTCGTGGTCTCCTCGGCGTTCACCGTGCTCGCCTACGCGGCGGGCAACGCCATCGTCGCCGACTACCTCGGCATTCCCAACGTCAAGGGGACCGGAGAGCTCACGGTGTTTTGCGGCTCGCTGGTGGGAGCGAGCCTGGGGTTCCTCTGGTTCAACTGCCACCCCGCCGAGGTCTTCATGGGCGACGTGGGTTCCATGGCCCTGGGCGGAGCGATCGGGACCACCGCGCTCCTGATCAAGCAAGAGTTCCTCCTGGTGCTCGCCGGCGGGCTCTTCGTCGTCGAGGCGCTGTCGGTCATCCTCCAGGTGGCGTCGTTCAAGCTCCGCGGGGTGCGGATTTTCCGGATGTCGCCGCTGCACCACCATTTCGAGCTGGCGGGCTGGAGCGAATCGAAGGTGGTGATCCGCTTCTGGATCATCGCGATCATGTTCGCCCTCCTGGCCCTGGCCACGCTGAAGCTGAGGTGA
- the murF gene encoding UDP-N-acetylmuramoyl-tripeptide--D-alanyl-D-alanine ligase has product MPELRLGELAAAAGAVLVRGNAETRADSYSIDTRTLKAGAVFFALRGARADGHAFLPAAARAGAVAAVVREEPPADEPAPPALLRVDDPVLALARCGAAARRRPGLRVAAVTGSAGKTTTKDLLAAGLGASRRVYRTRGNLNNHLGVPLSLLECPGDAEWAVIEMGMSAPGEIAALTRIADPDVALVTNVRPAHLEFFESVDGIAAAKGELYALLRPESVAVVNLDDERCRVQAARHAGARLTYGRDPGADVALQAVEDRFVPGAALTFRHGDRSRSLVLRLGGAHAALDALAALAGVVAAGQDLDEASAAMSEMEPAPGRGKVHRLAGGAFLVDESYNSNPAALESVIGTMRSTAVAGRKILVMGDMLELGPDEAAFHREAGEWAVEAGVRLLVGVGPRSKGAVEAARRARIPEAWGEPDAAAAARSVPPRLAPGDLVVVKGSRGVRLEQVVEAILRIRGEAR; this is encoded by the coding sequence GTGCCGGAGCTTAGGCTCGGAGAGCTCGCGGCCGCCGCCGGCGCGGTCCTGGTCCGCGGCAACGCCGAGACGCGGGCCGACTCGTACTCCATCGACACGAGAACGCTCAAGGCGGGAGCCGTGTTCTTCGCGCTGCGCGGAGCACGTGCGGACGGGCACGCGTTCCTTCCCGCCGCCGCGAGGGCCGGCGCCGTGGCGGCGGTGGTGCGGGAGGAGCCTCCGGCCGACGAGCCCGCGCCCCCCGCGCTGCTCCGCGTGGACGATCCCGTCCTTGCCCTGGCGCGTTGCGGCGCCGCCGCCCGGCGGCGCCCCGGGCTTCGCGTGGCCGCCGTCACCGGCAGCGCCGGGAAGACCACGACCAAGGACCTGTTGGCGGCGGGGCTCGGCGCGTCACGGCGGGTCTACCGAACGCGGGGGAACCTCAATAACCACCTGGGAGTCCCGCTGAGCCTGCTCGAGTGCCCCGGAGATGCGGAATGGGCGGTGATCGAGATGGGCATGAGCGCGCCGGGGGAAATTGCCGCGCTGACCCGGATCGCCGACCCCGACGTGGCCCTCGTGACCAACGTCCGCCCGGCGCACCTCGAATTCTTCGAGTCGGTGGACGGGATCGCCGCCGCGAAGGGAGAACTGTACGCCCTTCTCCGGCCCGAGTCGGTGGCGGTGGTGAATCTCGACGACGAGAGGTGTCGCGTCCAGGCCGCGCGGCACGCCGGGGCGCGGTTGACGTACGGCCGCGATCCGGGCGCGGACGTCGCGCTCCAAGCGGTCGAGGACCGGTTCGTCCCGGGGGCCGCGCTCACCTTCCGGCACGGAGATCGGAGCCGCTCGCTCGTCCTCCGCCTCGGCGGCGCCCACGCCGCGCTCGACGCGCTCGCTGCGCTGGCGGGCGTCGTGGCCGCCGGCCAGGATCTGGACGAGGCGTCGGCCGCGATGTCCGAGATGGAGCCGGCGCCCGGACGCGGGAAGGTCCACCGGCTCGCCGGCGGCGCGTTCCTGGTGGACGAGTCGTACAACAGCAACCCCGCGGCGCTCGAGTCCGTGATCGGAACGATGCGGAGCACCGCCGTCGCGGGCCGGAAGATCCTCGTGATGGGCGACATGCTGGAGCTCGGGCCGGACGAGGCCGCGTTCCACCGAGAGGCCGGCGAGTGGGCGGTCGAGGCCGGCGTGCGCCTGCTCGTCGGCGTCGGCCCACGGTCGAAGGGGGCCGTCGAAGCGGCCCGCCGCGCACGGATCCCGGAGGCGTGGGGCGAGCCGGACGCGGCCGCCGCCGCCCGCTCGGTGCCACCCCGGCTTGCCCCGGGGGACCTGGTCGTGGTCAAGGGTTCGCGGGGCGTCCGCCTCGAGCAGGTCGTCGAGGCGATCCTGCGAATCCGGGGGGAGGCGCGCTGA
- a CDS encoding UDP-N-acetylmuramoyl-L-alanyl-D-glutamate--2,6-diaminopimelate ligase — translation MSAAPRPLSDLLRRAGVRPIDPVAADPTITGVSLDSRRVLPGNLFFALRGFRIDGVVFVPDAVGRGASSIVSSSPRPSALDEGIAWVRVEDARRAAGLLARDWFGRPDEALSLVGITGTNGKTTVSYLVESIALAAGLKPGRIGTVGFAFGGSEIPASRTTPEAPDLFALLAEMRDAGVALVALEVSSHALALGRVEGARFAVAAFLNLGQDHLDFHGDREAYFEAKARLFEGLAPDQAAVLPADDPRGAVLAARTCAAVSTFGRSEKSTVRLRDESCVLAGSEAVLEFGGARLPVRTKLLGRFNLDNVAAAAACALAAGLPSAAIGDGIRALESIPGRMERVNAGQPFTVIVDFAHTEQALESLMDALRNLVEGRTLLVFGCGGERDRGKRPAMGRVAAERADLVFLTSDNPRSEDPLAILREVEAGVSSVAGGAARCRTIPSRPEAVAVAVSSARPGDAVVIAGKGHESTQTFGDHVVHLDDREVARQALAACGWGGDLRAGA, via the coding sequence ATGAGCGCCGCGCCGCGGCCGCTGTCGGACCTCCTCCGGCGGGCCGGTGTGCGGCCGATCGATCCCGTCGCCGCCGACCCCACGATCACCGGCGTGAGCCTCGACTCCCGCCGCGTGCTTCCCGGAAACCTGTTTTTCGCGCTGCGCGGCTTCCGGATCGACGGCGTCGTCTTCGTACCGGACGCTGTAGGGCGAGGCGCGTCGTCGATCGTGTCGTCGTCACCACGCCCCAGCGCGCTCGACGAGGGGATCGCGTGGGTCCGCGTCGAGGACGCGAGGCGGGCGGCCGGGCTCCTGGCGCGCGACTGGTTCGGGCGGCCGGACGAGGCGCTGTCACTCGTCGGGATCACCGGGACCAACGGCAAGACCACGGTGTCGTACCTCGTGGAGTCCATCGCATTGGCGGCGGGGCTGAAGCCCGGCAGGATCGGTACCGTCGGCTTCGCGTTCGGCGGCTCGGAGATCCCCGCTTCCCGCACCACCCCCGAGGCACCCGACCTCTTCGCGCTCCTGGCGGAGATGCGCGATGCGGGAGTCGCCCTGGTCGCACTCGAGGTGTCCTCCCACGCGCTGGCCCTCGGGCGGGTCGAGGGAGCCCGGTTCGCGGTCGCCGCGTTCCTGAACCTGGGACAGGACCACCTGGACTTCCACGGCGACAGGGAGGCCTACTTCGAGGCGAAGGCCAGGTTGTTCGAGGGCCTCGCCCCTGACCAGGCGGCCGTGCTCCCCGCCGACGACCCACGCGGCGCAGTGCTCGCCGCGCGGACCTGTGCGGCCGTGAGCACGTTCGGGCGCTCGGAGAAGTCCACGGTCCGGCTCCGCGACGAGTCTTGCGTCCTCGCAGGATCCGAGGCGGTGCTCGAGTTCGGCGGCGCGCGCCTCCCTGTCCGGACGAAGCTCCTCGGACGCTTCAACTTGGACAACGTCGCGGCGGCCGCGGCGTGTGCCCTCGCCGCAGGTCTTCCGTCCGCCGCGATCGGAGATGGGATCCGCGCGCTCGAGAGCATCCCCGGCCGAATGGAGCGCGTGAACGCAGGGCAGCCGTTCACCGTGATCGTCGACTTCGCCCACACGGAGCAGGCTCTCGAGAGCCTCATGGACGCCCTGAGGAATCTCGTCGAAGGGCGAACGCTTCTCGTGTTCGGGTGCGGCGGCGAGCGCGACCGCGGAAAGCGCCCCGCGATGGGACGCGTGGCCGCCGAGCGCGCGGACCTCGTCTTCCTGACCTCCGACAACCCTCGAAGCGAGGATCCGTTGGCGATCCTCCGGGAAGTCGAGGCGGGAGTCTCGTCGGTAGCGGGCGGCGCGGCGCGGTGCCGCACGATTCCGAGCCGGCCCGAGGCGGTCGCGGTGGCGGTGTCGTCGGCGCGTCCCGGGGACGCGGTGGTGATCGCCGGGAAGGGTCACGAGTCGACGCAGACCTTCGGCGACCATGTGGTGCACCTGGACGACCGCGAGGTGGCCCGTCAGGCACTTGCGGCGTGCGGCTGGGGGGGAGACCTCCGTGCCGGAGCTTAG